A single region of the Plantactinospora soyae genome encodes:
- a CDS encoding GTP-binding protein, which yields MDRKSVKVVVAGGFGTGKTTLVGSVSEIPPLTTEEVLTQASVGVDDITGVEDKTSTTVALDFGRITITPDVVLYLFGTPGQDRFWFIWDELAQGAVGAIVLVDTRRLGTSFPAIDYFERRGIPFVAAVNRFYGECLYSEEEIRTALKLDPSVPLLWCDARDRSSSKKALIELVRHAMARLPVST from the coding sequence GTGGATCGCAAATCGGTCAAGGTCGTCGTGGCCGGTGGCTTCGGCACCGGCAAGACCACCTTGGTCGGATCGGTCAGCGAGATTCCGCCGCTGACCACTGAAGAGGTCCTGACCCAGGCCAGCGTCGGCGTGGACGACATAACGGGGGTGGAGGACAAGACGAGTACGACCGTGGCGCTCGACTTCGGCCGCATCACCATCACCCCCGATGTCGTCCTGTACCTCTTCGGCACACCGGGCCAGGACCGGTTCTGGTTCATCTGGGACGAGCTCGCCCAGGGCGCGGTCGGCGCGATCGTGCTCGTCGACACCAGAAGGCTCGGGACCAGCTTTCCCGCGATCGACTACTTCGAGCGGCGTGGCATTCCCTTCGTCGCCGCCGTCAACCGGTTCTACGGCGAGTGCCTGTACAGCGAAGAGGAGATCCGTACGGCGTTGAAGCTGGACCCGAGCGTTCCGCTCCTGTGGTGCGATGCCAGGGACCGGTCGTCCAGCAAGAAGGCGCTGATCGAGCTGGTGCGGCACGCCATGGCACGCCTGCCGGTCAGCACCTGA
- a CDS encoding DUF742 domain-containing protein: protein MTYDVWDGDDDGEAGRLVPLYILVNGRTTPRNTNLDLATQVIALPADTTRLEPEYKEIMNRCSGWISIAEIGAYLHRPLTITKVMVDVLLEQGFLGIGAPAQRKIADRRLLETVLAGLERL from the coding sequence ATGACGTATGACGTGTGGGACGGCGACGACGACGGCGAGGCCGGGCGGCTCGTGCCGCTGTACATCCTCGTCAACGGACGTACGACTCCACGGAACACCAACCTGGACCTGGCGACGCAGGTAATCGCCCTGCCGGCCGACACCACGCGGTTGGAGCCGGAGTACAAGGAGATCATGAACCGGTGCTCCGGCTGGATATCCATAGCCGAGATCGGCGCGTACCTGCATCGCCCGCTCACCATCACGAAGGTGATGGTCGACGTACTCCTCGAACAAGGGTTCCTGGGCATCGGAGCTCCCGCGCAGCGGAAGATCGCGGATCGTCGGCTGCTGGAGACGGTTCTCGCCGGTCTCGAAAGACTTTAG
- a CDS encoding roadblock/LC7 domain-containing protein, whose product MTNSTSQNDLTWMLDDLVELPGVVYAVVLSTDGLIVQKSTSLPQDAAELLSAGASSLYSVAAGMGRRFDSGPVQQVIIEYHGQTLFVAAAGPNARLAVLCEQSVDMGMVAYEMGRLVTRIGEYLGTKIRAVAMAPTGQPGTGHDV is encoded by the coding sequence ATGACCAACTCGACGTCGCAGAATGACCTGACCTGGATGTTGGACGACCTTGTCGAGCTTCCCGGTGTCGTCTACGCGGTCGTCCTCTCCACCGACGGACTGATCGTGCAGAAATCCACCTCGCTGCCGCAGGACGCCGCTGAACTCCTGTCGGCCGGTGCCTCCTCGCTGTACAGCGTCGCCGCCGGGATGGGCCGCCGCTTCGACAGCGGGCCCGTCCAGCAGGTGATCATCGAGTACCACGGCCAGACCCTGTTCGTCGCCGCCGCCGGACCGAACGCCCGGCTGGCCGTACTCTGTGAGCAGTCCGTCGACATGGGAATGGTCGCGTACGAGATGGGCCGCCTGGTGACCCGGATCGGCGAGTACCTCGGCACCAAGATACGTGCCGTCGCGATGGCGCCCACCGGCCAACCTGGCACAGGCCATGACGTATGA
- a CDS encoding sensor histidine kinase: MASGYLVFQGFYNRTVANSVRNVSIPAVPALASVQQERRLSVAYLAQPSRDLQALIGQREQTDQRLSALRTAANAALANAPQSIETRWRTLTDYLDQLPSVRSTIDSRSVGGQRIYDYYNNLLDAATNLFDTQARIVPDVAASLGGLTATDAFRASDLMSRAGSTIDGAFSSRQLNQQDHLEFVKLIGAYHFALANVAPQLEPEVRKRFETIVASEPWKELVAAENALVAAGAWQNGVPRSVPLNRARWETITRQVSDELINMSIVQADRVSAETLRTGNNQLLTASLGSLIALSIAIAAIVWAIRQSQVLVDQALSVRLARLGKDAASVVDQRLPAMMERLRRREKVDLAVELPNQDYGSDEIGQVAEVINRSLKAAAGAAIDEAKTRAAGLAMLMGVARRPQRPLQRGLKVIEDLQNRVGDEKLLTELFDINHQLTQTRRFLENLVILAGGQIGRRFQNPVPVRRVLLAAFAEAQQYQRITLRNAPDVALVGHAVAGTIHLLSELLDNALAFSPPGTTVWVTCNQVKRGVAVEIEDGGVGMKPDALERANELLSTAPTPDVTALKDGAQVGLHVVAELAKRDGIRVSLRTSAYGGLLAIVLLPDRVIAADPGDNVDDGMDVGAPLSPAAAPGSPLGGTGRREPRPGTAAPAPGGVMVSNGSVQTLRNPHSGDSRRPDRAGGVMSDRQPSSSASTPRQSEPSARRTAETGTTSPKPAGPSGPRSAPAPGAKSVGTASPKPAGAASPQAAARPPLPHRQPQQHLVPELRDDSLPGTGTKGPTEPARSPEEARNRFSQYQQAWAAGRAAGNEETETKADQGGKA; this comes from the coding sequence GTGGCGTCCGGATACCTCGTCTTCCAGGGCTTCTACAACCGAACAGTCGCCAACAGCGTCCGCAACGTGTCGATTCCCGCGGTTCCCGCCCTGGCCTCGGTCCAACAGGAACGGCGGTTGAGCGTCGCCTATCTGGCCCAGCCGTCGAGGGACCTCCAGGCGCTGATCGGCCAACGGGAACAGACCGATCAGCGCCTGTCCGCGCTGCGTACCGCCGCCAATGCGGCGTTGGCGAATGCTCCCCAGTCCATTGAGACGCGGTGGCGGACGCTGACCGACTACCTGGACCAGTTGCCGAGCGTACGGAGCACGATCGATTCGCGGTCGGTCGGTGGGCAACGGATCTACGATTACTACAACAACCTGCTGGACGCCGCGACGAACCTCTTCGACACCCAGGCCCGGATCGTGCCCGACGTGGCCGCGTCCCTGGGCGGCCTCACCGCGACGGACGCGTTCCGGGCCAGTGACCTGATGTCCCGGGCCGGGTCCACCATTGACGGCGCCTTCAGCTCGCGCCAGCTCAACCAGCAGGACCATCTCGAGTTCGTGAAACTGATCGGCGCCTACCATTTCGCGCTGGCCAACGTCGCGCCGCAGCTGGAACCGGAGGTCCGCAAGCGTTTCGAGACCATCGTGGCGAGCGAGCCCTGGAAGGAGCTCGTCGCCGCGGAGAACGCGCTCGTCGCCGCCGGGGCATGGCAGAACGGCGTACCCCGCAGCGTGCCCCTGAACCGGGCTCGCTGGGAGACGATCACGCGCCAGGTCTCCGACGAGCTGATCAATATGAGCATCGTCCAGGCGGACCGGGTCTCGGCAGAGACGCTGCGTACCGGTAACAACCAGCTGCTGACCGCGTCGCTGGGCAGTCTCATCGCGTTGTCCATCGCGATCGCCGCCATCGTCTGGGCGATCCGCCAGTCGCAGGTCCTGGTGGACCAGGCGCTCTCCGTCCGCCTCGCCCGGCTGGGCAAGGACGCCGCGTCGGTGGTGGACCAACGACTACCGGCGATGATGGAACGACTACGTCGGCGCGAAAAGGTCGACCTCGCGGTCGAGTTGCCCAACCAGGATTACGGCAGTGACGAGATCGGTCAGGTCGCCGAGGTCATCAACAGGTCGCTGAAGGCCGCGGCGGGGGCGGCGATCGACGAGGCGAAGACCCGGGCCGCCGGCCTCGCGATGCTGATGGGCGTCGCGCGGCGCCCGCAGCGCCCCCTCCAGCGGGGCCTGAAGGTCATCGAGGACCTGCAGAACCGGGTCGGCGACGAGAAGCTGCTGACGGAACTCTTCGACATCAACCACCAGCTCACCCAGACCCGGCGCTTCCTGGAGAACCTGGTCATCCTGGCCGGCGGGCAGATCGGCCGGCGCTTCCAGAATCCGGTGCCGGTCCGCCGGGTGCTGTTGGCGGCCTTCGCCGAGGCACAGCAGTACCAGCGGATCACGCTGCGCAACGCCCCCGACGTCGCGCTGGTGGGACACGCGGTCGCCGGAACCATCCACCTCCTGTCCGAACTTCTGGACAACGCTCTCGCGTTCTCCCCGCCCGGGACGACGGTCTGGGTCACCTGCAACCAGGTCAAGCGCGGTGTCGCGGTGGAGATCGAAGACGGCGGAGTGGGAATGAAGCCGGACGCGCTCGAACGCGCGAACGAGCTGCTGTCCACCGCGCCGACGCCGGACGTGACGGCGCTGAAGGACGGCGCACAGGTCGGTCTGCACGTGGTGGCGGAGCTGGCCAAGCGGGACGGCATCCGGGTTAGCCTGCGCACCTCGGCGTACGGCGGGCTGCTGGCGATCGTGCTCCTGCCCGACCGGGTGATCGCCGCCGACCCCGGCGACAACGTCGACGACGGTATGGACGTGGGTGCCCCGCTGTCCCCGGCAGCCGCCCCGGGATCCCCGCTGGGTGGCACCGGTCGCCGCGAACCGCGTCCCGGCACCGCGGCTCCGGCCCCGGGGGGCGTGATGGTCTCGAACGGATCGGTCCAGACCCTACGCAACCCCCACAGCGGCGACAGCCGACGACCCGACCGCGCGGGCGGAGTGATGAGCGACCGTCAACCGAGCAGCAGCGCCAGCACACCTCGACAATCGGAGCCGTCCGCCAGGCGTACGGCGGAGACCGGAACGACCAGCCCGAAACCCGCCGGGCCGAGCGGCCCCAGGTCCGCTCCGGCGCCCGGTGCCAAGTCCGTCGGAACGGCCAGCCCGAAGCCCGCCGGAGCGGCCAGCCCACAGGCTGCCGCCCGTCCGCCGCTGCCGCACCGGCAACCACAACAGCACCTCGTCCCCGAACTGCGCGACGACAGCCTGCCCGGTACCGGCACGAAGGGACCGACGGAGCCCGCGCGGTCGCCGGAGGAGGCCCGGAACCGGTTCTCGCAGTACCAGCAGGCCTGGGCGGCCGGCCGGGCAGCGGGCAACGAGGAAACAGAAACCAAAGCTGACCAAGGCGGAAAAGCATGA
- a CDS encoding VOC family protein has translation MVRIGTVVLHVADVHRAARFWTGAWEYVLRDGPIGDDSPVLVPPDGNGPAITLDETDSTHLDLHVADEIEQRVEVERLISLGARRVPWGYPDDANFVVLADPDDNLCCVVNTGAA, from the coding sequence ATGGTGCGGATCGGAACAGTGGTCCTACACGTCGCCGACGTCCACCGGGCCGCGCGGTTCTGGACCGGCGCGTGGGAGTACGTCCTGCGCGACGGCCCGATCGGCGACGACTCCCCGGTGCTGGTGCCGCCGGACGGGAACGGGCCGGCCATCACCCTCGACGAGACCGACTCGACGCACCTCGATCTGCACGTCGCCGACGAGATCGAGCAGCGGGTGGAGGTCGAACGGCTGATCTCGCTCGGTGCCCGACGCGTTCCGTGGGGCTATCCCGACGACGCGAATTTCGTCGTGCTCGCCGATCCGGACGACAATCTGTGCTGCGTGGTGAACACCGGCGCCGCATGA
- a CDS encoding phytanoyl-CoA dioxygenase family protein translates to MDVDAFVRDGFVAVRGAFEPETAAGCRRLIWEALAEHGISEPDRSTWARPCVHVDCPEGAPFTAAGASPALVEAYDTLIGPGRWTRRTGVGGSVPVRFPSEEYPGDVGHHIEGNWWGGDEYWTNVRSRGRGLLALFLFSDVGPDDAPTRLVVGSHPYAARVLAPAGEAGMGGGAVAERLQASVFCRRTAEATGRAGDVYLCHPFIVHTATWPHRGTTPRMLAQPGVDVPDGFVLDGTDPSPVARAIVAGLG, encoded by the coding sequence ATGGACGTCGACGCCTTCGTACGGGACGGCTTCGTGGCCGTACGCGGTGCCTTCGAGCCGGAGACCGCCGCCGGCTGCCGGCGCCTGATCTGGGAGGCGCTGGCCGAGCACGGGATATCCGAACCGGACCGGAGCACCTGGGCCCGCCCCTGCGTCCACGTCGACTGCCCCGAGGGGGCACCGTTCACGGCCGCCGGGGCGTCACCGGCGCTCGTCGAGGCGTACGACACGCTGATCGGTCCGGGGCGCTGGACCCGGCGTACGGGTGTGGGCGGCAGCGTACCGGTGCGGTTTCCGTCCGAGGAGTACCCCGGCGACGTGGGCCACCACATCGAGGGCAACTGGTGGGGCGGCGACGAGTACTGGACCAATGTACGTTCCCGGGGCCGGGGTCTCCTGGCGCTGTTCCTCTTCTCCGACGTCGGCCCCGACGACGCGCCGACCCGGCTCGTGGTGGGCTCCCACCCGTACGCGGCCCGGGTCCTCGCCCCGGCCGGCGAGGCGGGGATGGGCGGCGGAGCGGTCGCCGAGCGGCTGCAAGCGTCGGTGTTCTGCCGTCGTACGGCGGAGGCCACCGGCCGGGCCGGCGACGTCTACCTGTGCCACCCCTTCATCGTGCACACCGCGACCTGGCCGCACCGGGGTACCACGCCCCGGATGCTCGCCCAGCCCGGGGTGGACGTTCCCGACGGGTTCGTCCTGGACGGCACCGACCCCTCGCCGGTGGCCCGGGCGATCGTGGCGGGCCTGGGCTGA
- a CDS encoding phospholipase D family protein → MQPQDWFLTAAERGNPDSSLPASCDGNLVEPLIHGATYFDRLVSQVRELRAGDHLFFTDWRGDPDERLRDAGPTIAELLADAARRGVVVKGLIWRSHLDKLAYSEEENRHLGDAVKAAGGEVLLDQRVRRGGSHHQKLVVLRHPGRPERDIAFAGGIDLCHSRRDDADHRGDPQAVAMARAYGDHPPWHDVQLALRGPVVGALDLTFRERWTDPAPLDQHGPISTIRDRLRGADLHADRLPPQPPDPPPCGPHRVQVLRTYPAMRPAYGFAGRGEQTVARGYTKAIQRARRLIYLEDQYLWSKEVAQLFADALRDNPGLHLVAVVPRHPDVDGRLALPPNQVGREQAIALCRAAAADRVHVFDVENHAGTPVYVHAKVCVVDDVWCSVGSDNFNRRSWTHDSELSCAVLDDTHDGRTPEDPAGLGDGARRFPRDLRLALWREHLDRTDDDQDLLDPDSAVRAISAAADALRDWHRGGRVGPRPPGRLLPHETNRLPWRQRLWAVPAYRLVYDPDGRAWRDRRAGTW, encoded by the coding sequence GTGCAACCGCAGGACTGGTTCCTCACTGCGGCGGAGCGCGGTAATCCCGACTCTTCGCTGCCCGCCTCGTGCGACGGCAACCTCGTCGAACCACTGATCCACGGGGCGACGTACTTCGACCGGCTGGTCTCGCAGGTGCGGGAGCTGCGCGCGGGCGACCACCTGTTCTTCACCGACTGGCGCGGTGACCCGGACGAACGGCTCCGCGACGCCGGGCCGACCATCGCCGAGCTGCTGGCCGACGCCGCCCGGCGCGGGGTGGTGGTCAAGGGGCTGATCTGGCGCTCACATCTGGACAAGCTGGCGTACAGCGAGGAGGAGAACCGGCACCTCGGCGACGCGGTCAAGGCGGCCGGCGGCGAGGTGCTGCTGGACCAGCGCGTCCGGCGGGGCGGCTCACACCACCAGAAGCTGGTCGTACTCCGGCATCCGGGCCGGCCGGAGCGGGACATCGCGTTCGCCGGCGGCATCGACCTGTGCCACAGCCGACGCGACGACGCCGACCACCGGGGCGACCCGCAGGCGGTGGCGATGGCCCGGGCGTACGGCGACCATCCGCCCTGGCACGACGTGCAGCTGGCGCTGCGCGGACCGGTCGTCGGCGCGCTGGACCTCACCTTTCGGGAGCGCTGGACCGATCCGGCACCCCTGGACCAGCACGGGCCGATCAGCACCATCCGGGACCGGCTGCGCGGCGCCGACCTGCACGCCGACCGCCTGCCGCCGCAGCCACCCGACCCGCCGCCGTGCGGGCCGCACCGGGTCCAGGTACTGCGGACCTATCCGGCGATGCGACCAGCGTACGGCTTCGCGGGGCGTGGTGAGCAGACCGTCGCCCGGGGCTACACGAAGGCGATCCAGCGGGCTCGCCGGCTCATCTACCTGGAGGACCAGTATCTGTGGTCCAAAGAGGTGGCGCAGTTGTTCGCCGACGCGCTGCGGGACAACCCCGGACTGCACCTGGTCGCGGTCGTACCCCGGCATCCGGACGTGGACGGTCGGCTCGCCCTGCCCCCCAACCAGGTCGGCCGGGAGCAGGCGATCGCGCTGTGCCGGGCCGCCGCCGCCGACCGGGTGCACGTCTTCGACGTGGAGAACCACGCCGGTACCCCGGTCTACGTCCACGCCAAGGTCTGTGTGGTCGACGACGTCTGGTGCAGCGTCGGCAGCGACAACTTCAACCGCCGGTCGTGGACCCACGACAGCGAACTCTCCTGTGCGGTGCTGGACGACACCCACGACGGGCGTACGCCGGAGGATCCGGCCGGGCTCGGCGACGGAGCCCGGCGGTTCCCCCGCGACCTGCGGCTGGCGCTCTGGCGGGAGCACCTCGACCGGACCGACGACGACCAGGACCTGCTGGACCCGGATTCGGCGGTACGCGCCATCAGCGCCGCCGCCGACGCGTTGCGGGACTGGCACCGGGGCGGGCGCGTCGGTCCCCGCCCGCCGGGTCGGCTGCTGCCGCACGAGACCAACCGGCTGCCGTGGCGGCAGCGACTCTGGGCGGTCCCGGCCTACCGGCTGGTCTACGACCCGGACGGCCGGGCCTGGCGGGACCGTCGCGCCGGCACCTGGTAG
- a CDS encoding dihydrofolate reductase family protein: MAKLLYSATMSVDGFIAGPGGDMSWMTEYLGPNPAVDELIPRIGALLVGARTFGGDDPYRDTPQEGEAFGGGWSGPQFVLTHHAPEVPVPDVTFVGDLETGVNAAKAAAGERYVNVLGADIARQCLAAGVLDEIFISVAPVLLGDGVRLFDQPGGRTVKLERLSLPAAPEATNVWLRVVG; the protein is encoded by the coding sequence ATGGCCAAGCTGCTGTACTCGGCCACCATGTCGGTGGACGGCTTCATCGCCGGTCCCGGTGGTGACATGTCCTGGATGACCGAGTACCTCGGGCCCAACCCGGCGGTGGACGAGTTGATCCCCCGGATCGGCGCGCTGCTCGTCGGCGCCCGCACCTTCGGCGGTGACGACCCGTACAGGGACACGCCGCAGGAGGGGGAGGCGTTCGGCGGCGGGTGGAGCGGGCCGCAGTTCGTGCTCACCCACCATGCCCCGGAGGTCCCGGTCCCGGACGTCACCTTCGTCGGCGACCTGGAGACCGGTGTCAACGCCGCCAAGGCCGCGGCGGGGGAGCGGTACGTCAACGTCCTCGGCGCCGACATCGCCCGGCAGTGCCTGGCGGCGGGAGTGCTCGACGAGATCTTCATATCCGTCGCGCCGGTCCTGCTCGGCGACGGTGTACGCCTCTTCGATCAGCCGGGTGGGCGCACCGTGAAGCTGGAACGCCTCAGCCTGCCCGCCGCGCCGGAGGCGACGAACGTCTGGCTGCGCGTGGTCGGCTGA
- a CDS encoding MMPL family transporter, producing the protein MFAAVGRFVVHHPIWVIVAWVIAGGAVIGLAPTLTATTDEASFLPSHYESIRAAELQRKAFPQATTPAAIIVFERMDDTPLTDADAAKVAAIAQALGGQRIPDVLALLPTPPSPNRSIQIIAVQLTPQRSAADQAQADAVQRLRDALPAQLDGSDLKAGITGTAAQALDAQNSGERANLIIGVATIGLILILLLIIFRSPIIALLPVVIIGLVSQIATGLIAWANDAFDLKTDSSVSAMLIVVLFGVGTDYILFLMFRYRERLRLGEDSKTAMVSAVARAGEAIASAAGAVIIAFLALALSTLGLFRSLGPALAIAVATTLLAGLTLIPAVVSLLGTKVFWPSKAWRDEPRGARFAAIGRSLGRRPAVYAAVSGGALVVLAVFAFGFHPNFDLSSGSTATESESNVWSRELLKGLPAGATEPSNVFLRSDTGGPLPAGQLDAYRGELTRVPGVGQVGVPALSPDRTVANFQVTLADTPQSAAALRTVDGPLRRTAHAAAPDGTTAFVGGITAVFVDIQAAVDRDYAVVFPVAAILIMIILGLLLRSVVAPWYLMLSVGLGFAATLGATVLIFQIGLGEPGLIFILPVIMYLFVVALGTDYNILMIARLREEAREGRSPRDAASMAIRHAGPTVAAAGLILAGTFASLMLAGNSTLTQMGFAISCGIAIVAFVMSLFLTPALTALLGHAAWWPGHEDTGRTPTDSADHPQRSAEQP; encoded by the coding sequence GTGTTCGCCGCTGTGGGACGGTTCGTGGTCCACCATCCGATCTGGGTGATCGTGGCCTGGGTGATCGCCGGAGGAGCGGTGATCGGTCTCGCGCCCACGCTGACCGCCACCACCGACGAGGCGTCCTTCCTGCCCTCGCACTACGAGTCGATCCGCGCGGCGGAACTACAGCGGAAGGCGTTTCCGCAGGCGACGACGCCGGCAGCGATCATCGTCTTCGAGCGGATGGACGACACGCCGCTGACCGACGCCGACGCGGCAAAGGTCGCGGCGATCGCGCAGGCGCTCGGCGGGCAACGGATTCCGGACGTCCTGGCCCTCCTTCCGACCCCACCGTCGCCGAACCGGTCGATCCAGATCATCGCGGTGCAGTTGACGCCGCAGCGCAGCGCCGCGGACCAGGCACAGGCCGACGCGGTGCAGCGGTTGCGGGACGCGCTGCCGGCCCAGCTCGACGGCTCCGACCTCAAGGCCGGCATCACGGGTACGGCCGCGCAGGCCCTCGACGCCCAGAACTCCGGAGAGCGGGCCAACCTGATCATCGGGGTCGCCACGATCGGCCTCATCCTGATCCTGCTGCTGATCATCTTCCGGAGCCCGATCATCGCGCTCCTGCCGGTGGTCATCATCGGACTGGTGTCGCAGATCGCGACCGGCCTGATCGCCTGGGCCAACGACGCGTTCGACCTGAAGACCGACAGTTCGGTGAGCGCGATGCTGATCGTCGTGCTGTTCGGGGTCGGCACCGACTACATCCTCTTCCTGATGTTCCGCTACCGCGAACGGTTGCGGCTGGGCGAGGACTCGAAGACGGCGATGGTCAGCGCGGTCGCCCGGGCCGGCGAGGCCATCGCCTCCGCCGCCGGTGCGGTCATCATCGCCTTCCTGGCCCTGGCCCTGTCGACACTCGGCCTGTTCCGCTCGCTCGGGCCCGCCCTGGCGATCGCGGTCGCCACCACCCTGCTCGCCGGCCTCACCCTCATCCCGGCGGTGGTGTCGCTGCTCGGCACGAAGGTGTTCTGGCCGTCTAAGGCGTGGCGCGACGAGCCGCGCGGCGCACGGTTCGCCGCGATCGGCCGCTCGCTGGGCCGGCGCCCGGCGGTGTACGCGGCGGTGTCCGGCGGAGCGCTTGTCGTACTCGCGGTCTTCGCGTTCGGTTTCCACCCCAACTTCGACCTGAGCAGCGGATCGACCGCGACCGAATCGGAGTCCAACGTCTGGAGCAGGGAACTGCTCAAGGGCCTGCCGGCCGGCGCGACCGAGCCGTCGAACGTGTTCCTGCGCTCCGACACCGGCGGCCCGCTGCCGGCCGGCCAGCTCGACGCGTACCGGGGCGAGTTGACCCGGGTGCCGGGCGTCGGGCAGGTCGGCGTACCGGCCCTGTCACCGGACCGGACCGTCGCGAACTTCCAGGTGACCCTCGCGGACACGCCACAGTCCGCCGCCGCGCTACGGACCGTCGACGGCCCACTGCGGCGTACCGCGCACGCGGCGGCACCCGACGGGACGACCGCCTTCGTCGGCGGCATCACGGCGGTCTTCGTCGACATCCAGGCAGCGGTCGACCGCGACTACGCGGTCGTGTTCCCGGTCGCCGCCATCCTCATCATGATCATATTGGGACTGCTGCTACGCAGTGTCGTCGCGCCCTGGTACCTGATGCTCTCGGTCGGCCTCGGCTTCGCGGCGACCCTCGGCGCCACCGTACTGATCTTCCAGATCGGCCTCGGCGAGCCCGGCCTGATCTTCATTCTCCCGGTGATCATGTACCTCTTCGTCGTCGCGCTCGGCACCGACTACAACATCCTGATGATCGCCCGGCTCCGGGAGGAGGCCCGCGAGGGCCGCAGCCCCCGCGACGCCGCCAGCATGGCGATCCGGCACGCCGGACCGACGGTCGCCGCCGCCGGCCTCATCCTCGCGGGTACGTTCGCCTCACTCATGCTGGCCGGCAACAGCACCCTGACCCAGATGGGCTTCGCCATCTCCTGCGGCATCGCCATCGTCGCCTTCGTGATGTCGCTGTTCCTCACCCCGGCCCTCACCGCGCTGCTCGGTCACGCCGCCTGGTGGCCGGGGCACGAGGACACCGGCCGCACGCCGACCGACTCGGCCGACCACCCGCAGCGGTCGGCCGAGCAGCCGTAG